A single window of Archangium gephyra DNA harbors:
- a CDS encoding isoprenylcysteine carboxyl methyltransferase family protein has protein sequence MVSTLGGYLGFLGLLGAERLVELVLSKRNAARAFARGGVETGQAHYRVMVVLHSLFLVACVAEVVGLSRPFPGALGFGALGVALVAQALRYWAIASLGDRWNTRIIVVPGLEPVTRGPYRFLRHPNYVAVVLELAAVPLIHGAWVTALVFSLGNALLLRVRIRAEEEAMGALYAEAFADRPRFIPEVPRG, from the coding sequence ATGGTGAGCACGCTCGGGGGATATCTTGGCTTCCTGGGGCTGCTCGGCGCCGAGCGGCTGGTGGAGCTCGTCCTCTCCAAGCGCAACGCGGCGCGGGCCTTCGCGCGTGGCGGGGTGGAGACGGGACAGGCCCATTACCGGGTGATGGTGGTGCTCCACTCGCTCTTCCTCGTGGCGTGTGTGGCCGAGGTGGTGGGGCTCTCCCGTCCCTTTCCGGGGGCGCTGGGCTTCGGGGCACTGGGCGTGGCGCTGGTGGCGCAGGCGCTGCGCTACTGGGCCATCGCCTCGCTGGGAGACCGGTGGAACACGCGCATCATCGTGGTGCCCGGCCTGGAGCCGGTGACGCGCGGGCCGTACCGTTTCCTGCGCCACCCCAACTACGTGGCGGTGGTGCTGGAGCTGGCCGCGGTGCCGCTCATCCACGGGGCCTGGGTGACGGCCCTCGTCTTCTCGCTGGGCAACGCCCTGCTGCTCCGCGTGCGCATCCGCGCAGAGGAGGAGGCGATGGGCGCGCTCTACGCCGAGGCTTTCGCCGACAGGCCCCGCTTCATTCCGGAGGTGCCCCGTGGTTGA
- a CDS encoding type III polyketide synthase: MNSTPGQDSFPVIRAVERMLPPHYARQDQIIGALRELWATRHYNLERLEDLHRSVQVDGRFLALPIEQYPKLITFQQRNDAWIQVATDLGEQVVRKALDRAGLTPQDVDHVFFVTVTGIATPSIEARLMNRLGMRPDMKRTPIFGLGCVAGAAGTARASDYLRAWKGHTALLVSVELCSLTLQREDLSIPNIIASGLFGDGAACVVLQGGERPGAGPRVVATRSVMYPNTERVMGWDVVDTGFKVVLSAKVPQLAREFIGRDVDGFLAEHGLKREDVKHWVAHTGGPKVLQAFEEALELPPDALKRSWASLREVGNLSSASVLFVLGEMLESGEAQPGDWGVMMAMGPGFCAELVLLRW, encoded by the coding sequence ATGAACTCCACACCAGGTCAGGACTCGTTTCCCGTCATCCGCGCGGTGGAGCGAATGCTTCCTCCCCACTACGCCCGCCAGGACCAGATCATCGGCGCCCTGCGCGAGCTCTGGGCCACCCGCCATTACAACCTCGAGCGGCTGGAGGATCTGCACCGCTCGGTGCAGGTGGATGGGCGGTTCCTCGCGCTGCCCATCGAGCAGTATCCCAAGCTCATCACCTTCCAGCAGCGCAACGACGCGTGGATCCAGGTCGCCACGGACCTGGGTGAGCAGGTGGTGCGCAAGGCCTTGGACCGCGCGGGGCTCACCCCCCAGGACGTGGACCATGTCTTCTTCGTCACCGTGACGGGCATCGCCACGCCGAGCATCGAGGCGCGGCTGATGAACCGGCTGGGCATGCGCCCGGACATGAAGCGCACGCCCATCTTCGGACTCGGCTGCGTGGCGGGCGCGGCGGGCACGGCGCGGGCCTCGGACTACCTCCGGGCGTGGAAAGGCCACACGGCGCTGCTCGTCTCCGTGGAGCTGTGCTCGCTGACGTTGCAGCGCGAGGACCTGTCCATTCCCAACATCATCGCCTCGGGACTCTTCGGAGACGGGGCGGCGTGCGTCGTGTTGCAGGGGGGCGAGCGCCCGGGCGCCGGCCCTCGCGTCGTGGCCACGCGCTCGGTGATGTATCCGAACACCGAGCGCGTCATGGGCTGGGATGTGGTGGACACGGGCTTCAAGGTGGTGCTGTCGGCGAAGGTGCCGCAGCTGGCGCGCGAGTTCATCGGCCGGGACGTGGATGGTTTCCTCGCCGAGCATGGCCTCAAGCGCGAGGACGTGAAGCACTGGGTGGCGCACACCGGCGGCCCCAAGGTGTTGCAGGCCTTCGAGGAGGCGCTGGAGCTTCCCCCGGATGCGCTCAAGCGCTCGTGGGCCTCTCTGCGCGAGGTGGGCAACCTGTCCTCGGCCTCGGTGCTCTTCGTGTTGGGCGAGATGCTCGAGTCGGGCGAGGCCCAACCGGGGGACTGGGGCGTGATGATGGCCATGGGCCCGGGCTTCTGCGCCGAGCTGGTGCTGCTGCGATGGTGA
- a CDS encoding DUF2380 domain-containing protein, translating to MHADSPRARWRGLLLAMALLSVGCVPLTPPPGRRLNIPEAPTCEAEDVRQSTLAAHLAFLGALGDVSGSTRRVSSELSRLRSSKTGIAGKASGIFVRYIDQGARQLRWIEAELAAATRLANAASEVEDPDMRLALLRLAGPRLEAAMVGSILLSVWLDFLHLADAVLTRRLYSMERLFMDLDRLQNMLEPTMTALSSLEPGQVEAAAQDMPALVGHLTREFTATREAVREGAENLEKILMLKGLMETLPLLSAIRFSLPVPPSAVPSTLGLALVVGGDGVMMGTRLVVSAEWVEMMRRLVQAGVLSLPAVSAAVRIQAGQVLMAQAHDGLPPGVREALGDGPEVRAMRVTDRAGAGMSRPPRHHVLPEEFREWFEKRGFTGELSIDRFCVKLEQAHHQAIHGGGNWKLGRIWPGEWNRMTMKALRDAEVEAGRMLTRDEILDLVAENMKEYGIPMNFIRWRGR from the coding sequence ATGCACGCTGATTCGCCGCGGGCCCGGTGGAGGGGCCTGCTGCTCGCCATGGCCCTCCTGTCCGTCGGTTGTGTGCCGCTGACGCCACCACCCGGCCGGAGACTGAACATTCCCGAGGCTCCAACGTGCGAGGCGGAGGATGTGCGGCAGAGCACCCTCGCGGCCCATCTGGCTTTCCTCGGTGCCCTGGGCGACGTGTCCGGCTCCACACGCCGCGTCTCCAGCGAGCTCTCCAGGCTCAGGTCCAGCAAGACAGGCATCGCCGGCAAGGCCTCCGGCATCTTCGTCCGCTACATCGATCAAGGTGCCCGGCAACTGCGATGGATTGAAGCAGAGCTCGCTGCCGCCACCCGGCTGGCCAACGCCGCTTCGGAAGTGGAGGACCCGGACATGCGGCTCGCGCTGCTGCGCCTCGCGGGCCCACGGCTCGAGGCCGCCATGGTGGGCTCCATCCTGCTCTCCGTATGGCTCGACTTCCTCCACCTCGCCGACGCCGTGCTCACCCGGCGTCTCTACAGCATGGAGCGGCTCTTCATGGACCTGGATCGCCTCCAGAACATGCTCGAACCCACCATGACAGCCCTCTCCTCCCTGGAGCCAGGGCAGGTGGAGGCAGCGGCGCAAGACATGCCCGCCCTGGTAGGCCACCTCACCCGCGAGTTCACCGCGACCCGTGAAGCCGTGCGTGAGGGAGCGGAGAACCTCGAGAAGATTCTGATGCTGAAGGGGCTCATGGAGACACTCCCCCTGCTGTCGGCGATACGGTTCTCGCTGCCAGTTCCACCGTCGGCCGTTCCCTCCACACTCGGACTGGCACTCGTGGTGGGAGGCGACGGGGTGATGATGGGCACCCGGCTGGTCGTCTCCGCCGAGTGGGTGGAGATGATGCGCCGGCTGGTGCAGGCGGGCGTTCTCTCCCTTCCCGCCGTCAGCGCCGCGGTGCGGATTCAGGCCGGGCAGGTGTTGATGGCGCAGGCGCACGACGGGCTACCACCAGGCGTGCGCGAGGCACTGGGCGACGGGCCCGAGGTGCGGGCCATGCGGGTGACGGACAGAGCGGGCGCCGGCATGTCGAGGCCTCCCCGGCACCACGTGCTGCCCGAGGAGTTCCGGGAGTGGTTCGAGAAACGCGGCTTCACCGGCGAACTGAGCATCGATCGGTTCTGCGTCAAACTGGAGCAGGCCCACCATCAGGCCATCCACGGCGGCGGGAACTGGAAGCTGGGGCGTATATGGCCTGGCGAATGGAACCGGATGACCATGAAGGCGCTGCGCGACGCCGAGGTTGAAGCCGGGCGGATGTTGACGCGGGATGAGATCTTGGACCTCGTCGCGGAGAACATGAAGGAATATGGCATTCCGATGAACTTCATCCGCTGGAGAGGGCGATGA
- a CDS encoding CHAP domain-containing protein — translation MHRAFLLCALMGVMLWGPDAEAARRATSSRSTRNASGTLASRAAARASLWVGLPSLRRVSHSVNDDCSGLANLAYRRRGLSLLPERPLPGENGVAAIFRKAKSLGSLHENPRPGDLVFFRETYDRNRDGRRNDGLTHIGVVERVDRDGTVTFVHRAGGGVKRAKLHLHQPALRRDAKGRVLNDYLRRTEKASHPRLAGELLAGFATVDQRWFTSP, via the coding sequence ATGCACCGTGCCTTCCTGCTGTGTGCCTTGATGGGTGTCATGCTCTGGGGACCCGATGCCGAGGCCGCTCGCCGCGCCACCTCGAGCCGGAGCACCCGCAACGCCTCCGGCACGCTCGCCAGCCGCGCCGCCGCCCGCGCTTCCCTCTGGGTGGGTCTCCCCTCGCTGCGCAGGGTGAGCCACTCGGTGAACGATGACTGCTCCGGCCTGGCCAACCTCGCCTACCGCAGGCGCGGCCTGAGCCTCCTGCCCGAGCGCCCCCTCCCCGGCGAGAACGGTGTGGCCGCCATCTTCCGCAAGGCGAAGAGCCTCGGCTCACTCCACGAGAACCCTCGTCCGGGAGACCTCGTCTTCTTCCGCGAGACGTATGACCGCAACCGCGACGGCCGGCGCAACGACGGCCTCACGCACATCGGCGTCGTCGAGCGCGTGGACCGGGACGGCACCGTGACCTTCGTGCACCGCGCGGGCGGAGGCGTGAAGCGCGCGAAGCTGCACCTGCACCAACCCGCCCTCCGCCGTGACGCGAAGGGCCGGGTGCTCAACGACTACCTGCGCCGCACCGAGAAGGCCTCGCACCCACGGCTGGCGGGAGAGCTGCTCGCGGGCTTCGCCACCGTGGACCAGCGGTGGTTCACATCGCCTTGA
- a CDS encoding DNA glycosylase AlkZ-like family protein — MGVPGVPGPDAPRGAFHGACVVKDGAARLECAPEDDHGPEQHHPPVLTLSLERVRAHWHRKQGLAEPLRTSVEEVVASTGWLRTLGGVDAYLAARARVPGLKRQQLDEAVAQSRLQVVPAVRGCMYLVPRPEVPLVLRIAEEQHRKKADREYEKAGIEPRELADVGEAVLKALRKGPLSTDALRKALPEGTVRALGDKGKKVGISSTLPPALRHLEFEGKLERTQEGGRLDTERYLWRLPAKNVFTGAKVPAEPVERHARIASLFFKQAGPTPLESFTTWAALSQREARAALEKLPLVPVAVEGVEDGLWVMEEELAALREPVPASESLAMLAFEDSYLAFHGGPALFTDPKHHARKVPVWGNTKGGTLGDARYLFMRPLLDGDRLVGFWEYDVDAGAVVFGTFDKLAPKRRKAVEALAADVATFLREEVGHAHSFSLDSDDTVRERAALVKAM; from the coding sequence GTGGGAGTCCCGGGAGTGCCCGGGCCGGACGCGCCCCGTGGAGCCTTCCACGGGGCGTGCGTCGTCAAGGACGGAGCCGCTCGCCTAGAGTGCGCACCGGAGGACGACCATGGCCCGGAGCAGCACCACCCCCCTGTACTGACCCTCTCCCTCGAGCGCGTTCGCGCGCACTGGCACCGCAAGCAGGGCCTCGCCGAGCCCCTGCGGACGAGTGTGGAGGAGGTGGTGGCGTCCACCGGGTGGCTGCGGACGCTCGGTGGCGTGGACGCGTACCTGGCGGCGAGGGCCCGGGTTCCCGGGCTGAAGCGCCAGCAACTCGACGAGGCGGTGGCGCAGTCGCGGCTGCAGGTGGTTCCCGCCGTGCGCGGCTGCATGTACCTCGTGCCGCGCCCGGAGGTGCCGCTCGTGCTGCGCATCGCCGAGGAGCAGCACCGCAAGAAGGCGGACCGCGAGTACGAGAAGGCGGGCATCGAGCCCAGGGAATTGGCGGACGTGGGCGAGGCCGTGCTGAAGGCGCTGCGCAAGGGGCCGCTGTCCACGGACGCGCTGCGCAAGGCGCTCCCGGAGGGCACGGTGCGCGCCCTGGGGGACAAGGGCAAGAAGGTGGGCATCTCCTCGACGTTGCCTCCGGCGCTGCGGCACCTCGAGTTCGAGGGCAAGCTGGAGCGCACGCAGGAGGGGGGACGGCTGGACACCGAGCGCTACCTCTGGCGGCTGCCGGCGAAGAATGTCTTCACGGGCGCGAAGGTGCCCGCGGAGCCCGTGGAGCGGCACGCGCGCATCGCCTCCCTCTTCTTCAAGCAGGCCGGGCCCACCCCGCTGGAGAGCTTCACCACCTGGGCGGCGCTCTCGCAGCGCGAGGCCCGTGCGGCCCTGGAGAAGCTGCCGCTGGTGCCGGTGGCCGTGGAGGGAGTCGAGGACGGGCTGTGGGTGATGGAGGAGGAGCTCGCCGCGCTGCGCGAGCCGGTGCCCGCCTCCGAGTCGCTCGCGATGCTGGCGTTCGAGGACAGCTATCTCGCCTTCCACGGAGGCCCCGCGCTCTTCACGGACCCGAAGCACCACGCGCGGAAGGTTCCCGTGTGGGGCAACACGAAGGGCGGCACGCTCGGTGATGCGCGCTACCTGTTCATGCGCCCGCTGCTGGACGGGGACAGGCTGGTGGGCTTCTGGGAGTACGACGTGGACGCGGGGGCGGTGGTGTTCGGCACCTTCGACAAGCTGGCGCCCAAACGCCGCAAGGCCGTCGAGGCACTCGCCGCGGACGTCGCCACCTTCCTGCGTGAGGAGGTGGGCCATGCGCACAGCTTCTCCCTGGACAGCGACGACACGGTCCGGGAGCGCGCGGCGCTCGTCAAGGCGATGTGA
- a CDS encoding hemerythrin domain-containing protein, whose translation MDAIELLKQQHREVDELFEKFEKASEGKGEQVLMDLFARIADNLAAHAVIEEKIFYPSVYVGPTADKLQEAVEEHLAVKRVIADLLDMDPSDVQFKAKMKVLQEMVEHHVEEEEKELFKSVKKLLAKEELVTIGEQMEVMFNELIQTEPRMQVPRETDEAAPLPQ comes from the coding sequence GTGGACGCCATCGAGTTGTTGAAGCAGCAGCACCGCGAGGTGGATGAGCTGTTCGAGAAGTTCGAGAAGGCCAGCGAGGGCAAGGGCGAGCAGGTGTTGATGGACCTGTTCGCGCGCATCGCGGACAACCTCGCGGCGCACGCGGTCATCGAGGAGAAGATCTTCTATCCCAGCGTGTACGTGGGCCCCACGGCGGACAAGCTCCAGGAGGCGGTGGAGGAGCACCTGGCGGTGAAGCGGGTGATCGCGGACCTGCTCGACATGGACCCCTCCGACGTCCAGTTCAAGGCCAAGATGAAGGTGCTCCAGGAGATGGTGGAGCACCACGTGGAGGAGGAGGAGAAGGAGCTCTTCAAGAGCGTGAAGAAGCTGCTGGCCAAGGAGGAGCTGGTCACCATCGGTGAGCAGATGGAGGTCATGTTCAACGAGCTCATCCAGACCGAGCCGCGCATGCAGGTGCCCCGCGAGACGGACGAGGCGGCGCCGCTGCCGCAGTAG
- a CDS encoding endonuclease/exonuclease/phosphatase family protein, translating into MRIDRLVAGLFLASSLACASSPSSLRADSAPVTLSAPGALAVPVSSRTQGEGDLRVMTFNIQSAIRGLDKVSEVIRSASPDIVALQEVDVGSHRANGLDQPAELARRTGLKYFAHFRTTTLYGGDYGVAILSRFPLESVEQHPLPVETGTEPRTVARVNMKVYGQDVSVYVTHLTRRPFNGGVRVRQSAAIMKLMSADPRPKLLMGDMNDTPESGSLRLFKRELADVFELRGEGSADTYPLPVIPNLRIDYVLASDRFMPRHSKVLRVNASDHYPVVADLTLLEPVKAPSAEMVERPHEAVSASSP; encoded by the coding sequence ATGCGAATCGACCGACTCGTTGCCGGCCTGTTCCTCGCGAGCTCTCTCGCGTGTGCTTCTTCCCCGTCGTCCCTGCGCGCCGACTCGGCGCCGGTGACGCTCTCGGCCCCCGGAGCCCTGGCGGTTCCCGTGTCCTCACGGACCCAGGGCGAGGGTGATCTGCGGGTGATGACCTTCAACATCCAGTCGGCCATCCGCGGCCTCGACAAGGTGTCCGAGGTCATCCGCTCCGCCTCGCCCGACATCGTCGCGCTCCAGGAGGTGGACGTGGGCTCCCATCGCGCCAACGGGTTGGATCAACCCGCCGAGCTGGCCCGGCGCACGGGCCTGAAGTACTTCGCCCACTTCCGCACCACCACCCTGTACGGCGGCGACTACGGCGTGGCCATCCTCTCGCGCTTCCCGCTGGAGTCGGTGGAGCAGCACCCGCTGCCCGTGGAGACGGGCACCGAGCCGCGCACCGTGGCCCGCGTCAACATGAAGGTGTACGGGCAGGACGTGAGCGTCTACGTCACCCACCTCACCCGGCGCCCCTTCAACGGCGGCGTCCGCGTGCGCCAGAGCGCGGCCATCATGAAGCTGATGTCGGCGGATCCTCGGCCCAAGCTGCTCATGGGGGACATGAACGACACGCCCGAGTCGGGCTCGCTGCGGCTCTTCAAGCGCGAGCTGGCGGACGTGTTCGAGCTGCGGGGCGAGGGGAGCGCGGACACGTACCCGCTGCCCGTCATCCCCAACCTGCGCATCGACTACGTGCTGGCGAGCGACCGCTTCATGCCCCGGCACAGCAAGGTGCTGCGCGTGAATGCGTCGGACCACTACCCGGTGGTGGCGGACCTCACGCTGCTCGAGCCCGTGAAGGCGCCCTCCGCCGAAATGGTGGAGCGTCCGCACGAGGCGGTTTCCGCCAGCAGCCCGTAG
- a CDS encoding DUF4336 domain-containing protein has product MLRPLSDDLFVLDVPFRIGGMALGGRMTVIRLPDGGLWLHSPVKLDAEAKSAVDALGPVRFLVAPNTMHHLSLGDWAAAYPTAKVLAPAGLRAKRPELRIDVELSDVMDVGQSPSIELLLAHGIPKLEEFAFFHRPSRTLLLTDLAFNIHETPSWLTRTYLKLSGVYGKLGATWFLKSMVKDKAALRAWRERVLGWDFERVVPCHGQVLEQGGKEAMREAFAWA; this is encoded by the coding sequence ATGCTGCGCCCGCTGTCCGATGACCTCTTCGTGCTGGATGTGCCCTTCCGTATTGGAGGGATGGCCCTGGGGGGCCGGATGACGGTGATCCGCCTGCCGGACGGGGGCCTGTGGCTGCACTCGCCGGTGAAGCTGGACGCGGAGGCGAAGAGCGCGGTGGACGCGCTGGGGCCGGTGCGCTTCCTGGTGGCGCCCAACACCATGCACCACCTGTCGCTGGGGGACTGGGCCGCGGCGTACCCCACGGCGAAGGTGCTCGCGCCCGCGGGGCTGCGCGCGAAGCGGCCGGAGCTGCGCATCGACGTGGAGCTGTCGGACGTGATGGACGTGGGCCAGTCGCCCAGCATCGAGCTGCTGCTGGCCCATGGCATCCCCAAGCTCGAGGAGTTCGCCTTCTTTCACCGCCCCAGCCGCACGCTGCTGCTCACGGACCTGGCCTTCAACATCCACGAGACGCCCTCGTGGCTGACGCGCACGTACCTGAAGCTGAGCGGGGTGTACGGGAAGCTGGGCGCCACGTGGTTTCTCAAGTCCATGGTGAAGGACAAGGCGGCGCTGCGCGCCTGGAGGGAGCGCGTGCTCGGCTGGGACTTCGAGCGCGTGGTGCCGTGCCACGGCCAGGTGCTGGAGCAGGGCGGCAAGGAGGCGATGCGCGAAGCCTTCGCCTGGGCGTAG
- a CDS encoding sensor histidine kinase — MPRPPPLPGPSLSSALGELARTQQRAGRSATVGLALLGVVALASPLLAYREDLQNAREEVLGNLSSQAQVQAEALGVHLGLLEAELRRLAEHPQLIPEDGPSGLEAVMLDNAFHHTPLFSEGVALLTASGRRVWSDPPQMSLGASPLTSRPWFRRVLEEGVSEIHLLEGTDGPLVVAVPVRHGGKVTGLLLGELRAGARPLPGVRSGGADVSLLLDQQGQLLLPVPTPRFTWNAERAASVRALADAPGPIVLDGTQMLGAAARVPFDGVNGLLLAVLEDEERDIARLRRRFLGQLLFHVALLGSTLLFFTFLLRRSYRSLLAAEERLRHQETMAALGAASQLIAHEVKNALNGIQAALSLLKPATSAGEAALPVLRSQVQRLGHLARSLLSFGAPRATPSRRSCELRLLVDEALQSVRLLPEAEDVALEVTLAEGLTVHADPALLVSAIDNLVRNAVEAGAVARDTGLRPSPWVRVSLAREDNEAVLRVEDNAGGVDPDLEPRLWEPFATARAKGVGLGLPMARTAVESHGGHLTYTRLPDGSRFTLRLPLESIP; from the coding sequence ATGCCGCGACCCCCTCCCCTGCCAGGACCCTCCCTGTCCTCCGCCCTCGGAGAGCTCGCGCGCACCCAGCAACGGGCCGGGCGCTCCGCCACGGTGGGACTGGCGCTGCTCGGCGTGGTCGCCCTGGCCAGCCCCCTGCTCGCCTACCGCGAGGACCTCCAAAACGCCCGCGAGGAGGTGCTCGGCAACCTCTCCAGCCAGGCCCAGGTGCAGGCCGAGGCGCTGGGCGTGCACCTCGGACTGCTGGAGGCGGAGCTGCGCCGGCTGGCCGAGCATCCCCAGCTCATCCCCGAGGACGGCCCCTCCGGCCTGGAGGCGGTCATGCTGGACAACGCCTTCCACCACACGCCCCTCTTCTCCGAGGGCGTGGCCCTGCTCACCGCCTCGGGGCGCCGCGTGTGGAGCGACCCGCCGCAGATGTCGCTGGGGGCCTCGCCGCTGACGTCCCGCCCCTGGTTCCGCCGGGTGCTGGAGGAGGGCGTCTCGGAGATCCACCTGCTGGAGGGAACGGACGGGCCGCTGGTGGTGGCGGTGCCCGTGCGGCACGGCGGGAAGGTGACGGGCCTGCTGCTGGGCGAGCTGCGCGCGGGAGCCCGTCCGCTGCCGGGCGTGCGCTCGGGAGGCGCGGACGTGTCGCTGCTGTTGGATCAACAGGGCCAGCTCCTGCTGCCCGTGCCAACGCCGCGCTTCACCTGGAACGCGGAGCGCGCCGCGAGCGTGCGCGCCCTGGCGGACGCCCCCGGCCCCATCGTGCTGGACGGCACGCAGATGCTGGGCGCCGCGGCCCGGGTCCCCTTCGATGGCGTCAACGGCCTGCTGCTGGCCGTCCTGGAGGACGAGGAGCGGGACATCGCGCGGCTGCGGCGGCGCTTCCTCGGGCAGCTGCTCTTCCACGTGGCCCTGCTGGGCAGCACCCTGCTGTTCTTCACCTTCCTGCTGCGGCGCTCGTACCGCTCGCTGCTGGCCGCCGAGGAGCGGCTGCGCCACCAGGAGACGATGGCCGCGCTGGGCGCCGCCAGCCAGCTCATCGCCCACGAGGTGAAGAACGCCCTCAATGGCATCCAGGCGGCCCTCTCGCTGCTCAAGCCCGCCACCTCCGCGGGAGAGGCGGCCCTGCCCGTCCTGCGCTCCCAGGTGCAGCGGCTGGGACACCTGGCCCGCTCGCTGCTGTCCTTCGGCGCCCCGCGTGCCACCCCCTCGCGCCGCTCCTGCGAGCTGCGCCTGCTGGTGGACGAGGCCCTCCAGTCGGTGCGCCTGCTGCCGGAGGCCGAGGACGTGGCCCTGGAGGTGACGCTGGCGGAAGGACTCACCGTGCATGCCGACCCGGCGCTGTTGGTGTCCGCCATCGACAACCTGGTGCGCAACGCCGTGGAGGCGGGCGCGGTGGCGCGCGACACGGGGCTGCGCCCCTCGCCGTGGGTGCGGGTGAGCCTCGCGCGCGAGGACAACGAGGCCGTCCTGCGCGTGGAGGACAACGCCGGGGGCGTGGACCCGGACCTGGAGCCGCGCCTGTGGGAGCCCTTCGCCACCGCGCGCGCCAAGGGCGTGGGCCTGGGACTGCCCATGGCCCGCACCGCCGTGGAGTCCCATGGGGGCCACCTCACCTATACCCGTCTGCCCGACGGCAGCCGCTTCACCCTGCGCCTGCCCCTGGAGAGCATTCCATGA
- a CDS encoding SulP family inorganic anion transporter: MKSNEQKAGEAGSLRSVLASDVPASLVVFLVALPLCMGIALASGAPIMSGLIAGVVGGLVVGLFGGVPLLVSGPAAGLAVMVFGFIQELGFAATCAAVAAAGIIQMVLGGLKVARAALGISPAVIHGMLAGIGILIVLGQLHIVLGGSPQSNAWANLRELPGQIADLHGPATILGLVTIGILVLWQVMPNNPLKKVPGPLVAVVGASVAAAVWGADVKRVELTGSLFESIQLPALPTHWGAFAAAVFSLALVASAESLLSAVATDKLHTGPRANLDKELFAQGMANTLSGLLGGLPITGVIVRSAANIAAGAKTRTSAFLHGVWMLLFVSLLGAHLGLVPLTVLAGLLVHVGAKLVNMHHIQELRKRGELIVYVVTVAGVVGINLLAGIGLGFAVAVGRLLWRLGRVQVQVKQEGEVHQVRVGGALTFVGVPQLSAALAAVPTGAQVELDLAVETLDHSGYEALESWCQNHRKTGGKVWMEPLEDVWTRKGSSTVNKSVVPVSPTLSSESA; the protein is encoded by the coding sequence ATGAAGTCCAACGAGCAGAAGGCCGGTGAAGCCGGCTCGCTCCGGTCGGTGCTGGCCAGTGACGTGCCCGCCTCCCTGGTGGTCTTCCTGGTGGCCCTTCCGTTGTGCATGGGCATCGCCCTGGCCTCGGGCGCCCCCATCATGTCCGGCCTCATCGCCGGAGTGGTGGGCGGCCTGGTGGTGGGCCTCTTCGGTGGCGTGCCGCTGCTGGTGAGCGGCCCGGCGGCCGGCCTGGCGGTGATGGTGTTCGGCTTCATCCAGGAGCTGGGCTTCGCGGCCACGTGCGCCGCGGTGGCCGCCGCGGGCATCATCCAAATGGTGCTGGGCGGCCTGAAGGTGGCGCGCGCCGCGCTGGGCATCTCCCCGGCCGTCATCCACGGCATGCTCGCGGGCATCGGCATCCTCATCGTGCTGGGCCAGCTGCACATCGTGCTGGGTGGCTCGCCGCAGTCCAACGCCTGGGCCAACCTGCGCGAGCTGCCCGGGCAGATCGCCGACCTGCACGGCCCCGCGACGATCCTCGGCCTCGTCACCATCGGCATCCTCGTGCTGTGGCAGGTGATGCCCAACAACCCCCTCAAGAAGGTGCCCGGCCCGCTGGTGGCGGTGGTGGGCGCCTCGGTGGCCGCGGCGGTGTGGGGCGCGGACGTGAAGCGGGTGGAGCTGACCGGCAGCCTCTTCGAGAGCATCCAGCTGCCCGCGCTGCCCACCCATTGGGGCGCCTTCGCGGCGGCGGTGTTCTCCCTTGCCCTGGTGGCCAGCGCCGAGTCGCTGCTGAGCGCGGTGGCCACGGACAAGCTGCACACCGGCCCGCGCGCCAACCTCGACAAGGAGCTGTTCGCCCAGGGCATGGCCAACACCCTGTCCGGCCTGCTGGGCGGCCTGCCCATCACCGGCGTCATCGTGCGCAGCGCCGCCAACATCGCCGCGGGCGCCAAGACGCGCACCTCCGCCTTCCTGCACGGCGTGTGGATGCTGCTCTTCGTCTCCCTGCTGGGCGCGCACCTCGGGCTGGTGCCCCTCACCGTGCTGGCCGGCCTGCTCGTCCACGTGGGCGCCAAGCTGGTCAACATGCACCACATCCAGGAGCTGCGGAAGCGCGGCGAGCTCATCGTGTACGTGGTGACGGTGGCCGGTGTGGTGGGCATCAACCTGCTGGCCGGTATCGGCCTGGGCTTCGCGGTGGCCGTGGGCCGGCTGCTGTGGCGGCTGGGCCGCGTGCAGGTGCAGGTGAAGCAGGAGGGCGAGGTGCACCAGGTGCGCGTGGGCGGCGCCCTCACCTTCGTGGGCGTTCCCCAGCTGTCCGCCGCGCTCGCCGCGGTGCCCACCGGCGCCCAGGTGGAGCTGGATCTCGCGGTCGAGACGCTCGACCACTCCGGCTACGAGGCCCTCGAGAGCTGGTGCCAGAACCATCGCAAGACGGGCGGCAAGGTGTGGATGGAGCCGCTCGAGGACGTGTGGACGCGCAAGGGCTCCTCCACCGTCAACAAGTCCGTTGTGCCTGTTTCCCCCACCCTCTCCTCGGAAAGCGCTTGA